In Mucilaginibacter sp. KACC 22063, the genomic stretch ACCAAATCAAATTTGACAGGCAGCAGGCAACTTAATCGTTAGCGAACTTATAACCTATGCCCCTTACGGTTTGCAGGTATTGTGGCGAATCCGGATTATCCTCAATTTTTTTGCGTAACCTAACAATGTGCATATCCAGCGTACGGGTATTTACATCGGTATTATAACCCCAAACTTCCATCATCAGTTCTTCGCGGTTAATTACCTTGTTGCGGTTTTTAAGGAAATATAACAGGATACGGTTTTCCAATATGGTAAGCTCTATCTTTTTGCCATCCTTTATTAAAAGGTGGGTATTAGGATGGTGCTCCATACCTGCAAAACGATAAGTCTCGGGCTTATCATTATTCAGCTGGAATTTGATCTTGCTGTCAATCATGGCAACCAGCACATCCATATTAAATGGCTTGGTGATGTAGTCAGAAACACCAAAATTATAAGCTTCTATCTTATCCAGGTCCTGTGCTTTGGCGGTCATCATAATCACCAGCTTTTCAAAACCGCTTTTACGGATGCCTTCACAAACTTCAGAGCCTTGTTTACCGGGCAGCATCCAATCGAGCAGTACAATGTCCGGATTTTCTGCCATGATCATTTTTTCTGCATCATCCCCATTTGATGCTTCCAGTACTTTATATCCTTCTGATGTTAAACGTTCTGCTACCAGAAAGCGTAAATTTTCATCATCCTCAACAAGCGCGATTTTTATTTCCTGATTCATATATTAGTTTTCGTAAGGCAGCGTAACCGTAAATTCTGATCCGTGGTTTACTTCACTTTTTACTGTTATATCGCCGTTCATAAAATTAGCCAGTTCTTTACAAAAAGCCAAACCTAAACCGACGCTGCCATTTTGGTTATATTTATTTTCTATCCGGTAAAACTTCTTAAAAATATTTTTGATCTCGTTTTTAGGTATCCCTATTCCTTTATCAATAAATGTAAACACAATGTCGCGCTTTTCGTGTGTAACATTTATAAAAAGTTCTTTATGGTGGGGGTTTGAATACTTATAAGCGTTTTCAATCAGGTTTTGGAACAAGCTGCCCAGCAGCACCGGGTCCGAATAAAAGTTGTAGACCTTATCTACGCTATAGTCCATTTTAAAGTCCGGATATTTTATTCTGAATGTTTCGATAAATCCTTTTACAAACTCTTCAATATTTATCTCTTCTTTTTTTAACCTGATCGACCGGTTTTCAATCTGCGTAAATGATAACAATTTATTCATCAGTTCATTCAGGCGGTCGGCTTCCTCGTCCAATATACGGCCGTAATGCTTGCGCTGCCTTTCGGTAAGTTCATTTTCGCTGCGCAAGTTCGATCCGGCAATTTTTATCACACTTACCGGCGTTTTAAATTCGTGGGTAAAGTTGTTTATAAAGTCGTACTGCAGTTTAAACAGTCGTAAATTGATACTTAGGTTGCGGTAAATAAGCCAGCCGATCAGCAACAGGAACAAATACACCAGCAGCACAATGGCAGCTGTAGGCATAAACCTGCGATTGATCTCTCCCTGCAAATAATCGGGCTTTGAACTGAAATACAGTTTAAAATCTGAGAATGCACCCGGGAACGCCAGTTCCGTCACATAGCCCTGATTTTCTGCATCGAGCGGATAATAGACCACCGGCTTAATACTGATATGCTGGTAAAGTTCGGGATGGGTATTTTTAACTTGTAAAGCGTATGGATCAAGGTAAAAGGTCATCATATTTTGCGGATAAAATGACGACGGCCTTGTACCCTGCTGCATAGCCTTGTATGCCTTTATTTCCTCGCGGCGAGGTATGTTTAAATAACTGATCTTATCAGGCTTAATATCATAAAAGGTCCTGAATACCTCATCCTGGTTAGGCAGCATGGAAGTATCTGCCTGTAGCACATAACTCCTGAACTTTTCTGCCATCTGCCTGAAATCGGCGTCTTCAATAACAGGCCTTTTTGTGCCAACTACTTTACCCTGCCGATAAACATACTCATAAACATTTTTAAGTGAGATACCCAAACGCCGCTTTTTGTTCGCCGGGCGCTGGCCGATCTGGATATTGTAAAAGAAAGTACGTTTTACAAACGGATAATCTTTAAACACCGAAGCCGAATACTTACCCGCAGAAGATGAATCAAGGAAACCCTGGTAAGAAGTGATTTCGTAAACCTTATTCAGATACAGGTCATTATAAGGTTTAAGCGTTTGCTCCAAAACGTCGATCTTTTTGGAGGTAAACTCGTTTTCTACATATTTAGAGGTAAAGTAATGCGCTATAATAAGCCCTGCAACCAGTAATACGGATACCAGTATAAAGAAAAAGATGATGAGTAAAAAGTTTTTCCGGTAGCCCTGCTGTGCTGGTTTCATAAACTGCGGCTACTGTTTTACTTTCATATTATTAGCCAGAAACTCCTCAATCTGCTGGTACATCTGCGTACGGTTATGCTCACTCCTAAAGTAAGTACGCTCATTTTCTTTCA encodes the following:
- a CDS encoding response regulator transcription factor — protein: MNQEIKIALVEDDENLRFLVAERLTSEGYKVLEASNGDDAEKMIMAENPDIVLLDWMLPGKQGSEVCEGIRKSGFEKLVIMMTAKAQDLDKIEAYNFGVSDYITKPFNMDVLVAMIDSKIKFQLNNDKPETYRFAGMEHHPNTHLLIKDGKKIELTILENRILLYFLKNRNKVINREELMMEVWGYNTDVNTRTLDMHIVRLRKKIEDNPDSPQYLQTVRGIGYKFAND
- a CDS encoding sensor histidine kinase, which produces MKPAQQGYRKNFLLIIFFFILVSVLLVAGLIIAHYFTSKYVENEFTSKKIDVLEQTLKPYNDLYLNKVYEITSYQGFLDSSSAGKYSASVFKDYPFVKRTFFYNIQIGQRPANKKRRLGISLKNVYEYVYRQGKVVGTKRPVIEDADFRQMAEKFRSYVLQADTSMLPNQDEVFRTFYDIKPDKISYLNIPRREEIKAYKAMQQGTRPSSFYPQNMMTFYLDPYALQVKNTHPELYQHISIKPVVYYPLDAENQGYVTELAFPGAFSDFKLYFSSKPDYLQGEINRRFMPTAAIVLLVYLFLLLIGWLIYRNLSINLRLFKLQYDFINNFTHEFKTPVSVIKIAGSNLRSENELTERQRKHYGRILDEEADRLNELMNKLLSFTQIENRSIRLKKEEINIEEFVKGFIETFRIKYPDFKMDYSVDKVYNFYSDPVLLGSLFQNLIENAYKYSNPHHKELFINVTHEKRDIVFTFIDKGIGIPKNEIKNIFKKFYRIENKYNQNGSVGLGLAFCKELANFMNGDITVKSEVNHGSEFTVTLPYEN